In one window of Camelus dromedarius isolate mCamDro1 chromosome 7, mCamDro1.pat, whole genome shotgun sequence DNA:
- the PDIA4 gene encoding protein disulfide-isomerase A4 — MRPRKACLLLLLLALAQLLAVSGAGGPDEDSSNKEDAIEEEEEEEEEDEDEEDDDLEVKEEGGVLILTDANFDNFVADKDTVLLEFYAPWCGHCKQFAPEYEKIATTLKESDPPIPVAKIDATSESALASRFDVSGYPTIKILKKGQAVDYEGSRTQEEIVAKVKEISQPNWTPPPEATLVLTKDNFDEVVNDADIILVEFYAPWCGHCKKLAPEYEKAAKELSKRSPPIPLAKVDATAEADLAKRFDVSGYPTLKIFRKGRPFDYNGPREKYGIVDYMIEQSGPPSKQILALKQVQEFLKDGDDVIIIGVFKAESDPAYQQYQDAANNLREDYKFYHTFSTEIAKFLKVSPGKLVVMQPEKFQSKYEPKSHVMDIQDSTEGSAIKEHVLKHTLPLVGHRKASNDAKRYSRRPLVVVYYGVDFSFDYRAATQFWRNKVLEVAKDFPEYTFAVADEDDFATEVKDLGLSESGEDVNAAILDEGGRRFAMEPDDFDADALRDFVIAFKKGKLKPVVKSQPVPKNNKGPVKVVVGKTFDSIVMDPKKDVLIEFYAPWCGHCKQLEPVYTALGKKYKGHKNLVIAKMDATANDITNDRYKVEGFPTIYFAPSGDKKNPIKFEDGDRDLEHLSKFIEEHATKLSRTREEL, encoded by the exons ATGAGGCCCCGGAAAGCCTGCCTGCTTCTCCTGCTCCTGGCCCTGGCGCAGCTACTGGCCGTGTCGGGCGCCGGGGGCCCGGACGAAG ATTCTTCTAATAAAGAAGATGCCattgaggaggaagaggaggaggaggaggaagatgaagacGAGGAGGACGATGACTTGGAAGTTAAGGAAGAAGGTGGTGTCTTGATCCTCACTGATGCAAACTTCGACAACTTTGTGGCTGACAAAGACACGGTGCTGCTGGAGTTCTATGCTCCATG GTGCGGACATTGCAAGCAGTTTGCACCAGAATATGAAAAAATCGCCACTACCTTGAAGGAGAGCGACCCCCCCATCCCTGTCGCGAAGATCGACGCCACCTCGGAGTCGGCACTGGCCAGCAGGTTTGACGTGAGCGGCTACCCCACCATCAAGATCCTGAAGAAGGGGCAGGCTGTCGACTACGAGGGCTCCAGGACCCAGGAAG AAATTGTTGCCAAAGTCAAAGAGATCTCCCAGCCCAACTGGACACCTCCACCCGAAGCCACGCTTGTGCTAACCAAAGATAACTTCGACGAGGTGGTGAATGATGCAGACATCATTCTGGTGGAGTTCTACGCCCCATG GTGTGGACACTGCAAGAAACTGGCCCCCGAGTACGAGAAGGCCGCCAAGGAGCTGAGCAAGCGCtctccccccatccccctggcaaagGTCGATGCCACCGCGGAAGCAGACCTGGCCAAGAGGTTCGATGTCTCCGGCTACCCTACCCTGAAAATCTTCCGCAAGGGAAGGCCCTTTGATTACAACGGCCCACGGGAGAAATACG GCATCGTCGACTACATGATCGAGCAGTCTGGGCCGCCCTCCAAACAGATCCTGGCCCTGAAGCAGGTTCAAGAGTTCCTGAAGGATGGAGATGATGTCATCATCATTGGGGTCTTCAAGGCAGAGAGCGACCCAGCCTACCAGCAGTACCAGGATGCTG CTAACAACCTGAGAGAAGACTACAAATTCTACCACACTTTCAGCACTGAAATAGCAAAGTTCTTGAAAGTCTCCCCAGGGAAGTTGGTTGTCATGCAGCCTGAGAAGTTCCAATCCAAATATGAGCCCAAGAGCCACGTGATGGACATCCAG GACTCCACGGAGGGGTCAGCCATCAAGGAGCACGTGTTGAAGCACACCCTGCCCCTGGTCGGCCACCGCAAGGCCTCCAACGACGCCAAGCGCTACTCGCGGCGCCCCCTGGTGGTCGTCTACTATGGCGTCGACTTCAGCTTCGATTACCGCGCAG CCACTCAGTTTTGGCGGAACAAGGTCCTGGAGGTGGCCAAGGACTTCCCTGAGTACACCTTTGCTGTGGCCGACGAGGACGACTTCGCCACAGAGGTCAAGGACCTGGGGCTCAGCGAGAGCGGGGAGGACGTCAACGCTGCCATACTGGACGAGGGCGGCCGCAGATTCGCCATGGAGCCCGACGACTTCGATGCTGACGCCCTCCGTGACTTCGTCATCGCCTTTAAGAAGG GAAAACTGAAGCCAGTTGTCAAATCCCAGCCAGTGCCCAAGAACAACAAGGGGCCAGTCAAGGTCGTGGTGGGGAAGACCTTTGACTCCATCGTGATGGACCCCAAGAAGGACGTCCTGATTGAGTTCTATGCACCCTGGTGCGGGCACTGCAAGCAGCTGGAGCCTGTGTACACCGCCCTGGGCAAGAAGTACAAGGGCCACAAGAACCTGGTCATCGCCAAGATGGACGCCACAGCCAACGACATCACCAACGACCGCTACAAAGTCGAGGGCTTCCCCACTATCTACTTCGCCCCCAGTGGGGACAAAAAGAACCCAATTAAATTTGAGGATGGCGACAGAGATCTGGAGCACTTGAGCAAGTTTATAGAAGAACACGCCACAAAGCTGAGCAGAACCAGGGAAGAACTTTGA